TCTTCTATCAAATTGCCttacattttattaatcatAAGATTGTGGCTGATAATATTAGGCAAGGTGGTTTGGCTAGGAATGAGAATAACATGAGATCTAAGTATCTAACAAATAACTACAtactaagtttttttttttttaataggtaagaagaaggACTATCAGCACCTAATACGGTTAACTAGCACAGTTACGCAGGTCTTCGCTTGAGTCACTCTCAAACATTTTGCAGCTGATGAGGCTCGATCCTGTGACCTtcaagtcacaaggtgagttccccacgaactccaccaacttatgttaACTAAGTCTTGAACGATATCTTAATTACAAGAATTTACTCTGTATACAATATTGTGTTATCGAGTTGCAACCATGCCCGTCTTTTCTAGTTAACCCGATCCGTGTTAGCGGGATATATAATTGGTAACAGCTCTTGTTGAGTAGAGTGTGAAGACTTTTAATATTAGTAAAAAGAATCAGGCTTTTAACAAGGGAGAATCCTGCTCGATATGGAAAGAGAATAATGGTGACATTGattaaaataagaattaagTAAAAAGACAAGATGTATCCACTCTGCCCTATAACCAGTGGTAAAGCCAGAAGATCCAGTTAGATTTTCTTTCGATATAAATAATGGTATGAGAAATGAGAATACAACATTACAACAAACAAAAGTAGACAAAgatttcattattttttttcaattaagATTGTATCATTTCTTGGAACTTTGATTATTTTTTGGCCTTAGCAAAAATATTTCTACGACTTCATGCATGTACGCCATGTATTAGCAAAGAGTGAATATGCAATGGCCGGATTAAATAAACGTGGCTCAAATACTGCACAAAAAATTGTAATAGGATGAGAAATGGCCCTCATCTTGTGATTGAAAGTTACAAAAGAAGTGAACTCTAATTGTAATTGGGATATATCGTAAGAGATTTATGTTAAgtattaatctagaaaaattcAGATAATATACTTGTAAAAATTTAGTAGTGAAATATAttgtgtagaaaaatctagaaatatgattgtaaattataatctagaatacctattcctaaaaaaaaaatctagatgATGGGGGAGTAGAAGAATCTAGAAACCATAATACAACAACTATAAATAGGTTGTATATGCATACCATAATACAACAACTATAAATAGGTTGTATTTGCATAAGTTTAGGGGTGAGCCAATCAAGAGAGCTCCCACAAAGTACGAGGGGTAGAAACAAGTGTTCTACCAAAGAaaatattgttgtacaattcttattaatgtaatcaatgatagaaatacaattttgttatattattCAGGTCCATCAAAACTTCCGCGTGCGTCATCAAATTTCTAttaatttatgcaatttagagcGAATATTGGTTTGATTTTTTGGCGAACATTATTAGATTTATACTTTTGTAAATGAAATTCATTTATAGAAGcttcatttttttaattttttttttaatatgtacTTACAATAAAGGCCTAATAATTTATATCCCATCCTTTACACTTATTAGTGCAACATAGGTTGGATgtgatttcatttcattttagcTTCGCCGCACCTAATTTGTTTACTAAAGAAGTGTAATTTCTATGGGCTatcaatttgaatgttttgaccaAAGTAGACATTTAGGGAAATTTTAAGGGCGTTCACAATCCGTGTTACGAAATTAAAGTGAGTTTGAGCATTGTGTAACACCATCACTCGCTCTAATGCTCAAAGTCCTTTATTCTGTCAATATAATTGACCAATTTTATAACCTTTATTTTAATCGGCAAATAAACCTAAATGTACTATTGAGGTTATTAAGACGTTTGAAGATAGTAAGTATCTCAAGCAGTGAGTGTCCTATATGCATATTTCGTTTTGTCTAGCTAtttcacattttttttcttctaaactTCAATTGACTGATGTATGTGGTCATTGTTTATATCACATTGTGTATATAAGACACTAGTGTGAAAGTTGAAACAATCCTTCATAATAGCATCATCatactttttgttgttgttcgttcgaaagtatttttatgaaattaagAAATATTTCGTATTACTGTTTTTTACAAATTTGTTACACATGGATTCTTTTCTTATTGATACATTCACATTAACAAATTCAAATCAAGTTGTTACAAACTGCTTATTTGCCACGTAAACGCACTAGAAGTCTAGAACCACTCTATATACTATCAACAAGTAGATttcaaaattacataaactagTATACGTTACGAAAAATCTTATCTGGTCGCATGGATATTAATGAGAGAATGACTCAGTTGCCTCCTCATTAAATCAATGGAAAACTTACACACCCTTTAAAGTTAAGTAGTAAAAAATCTCAAATATGCTATTCAAATTATGTACGTACTACTCCTTAATTGCCTGACTGGACAATATATAATGTGAACGAGTGAAAGAATATCAACAGTTACTCAAATACATGTACACTGAACATGAAAATCAACGCCTCTAACATAAATGAATTATATGGTAACGAGGAAAGTAATCTAGTTTACTTGAACATGTTTCACATTTCAGATGGAGATTGAGCCATTATAATTACTTTTGTTACAAACTTCTGGCAAAACGTTCCTCTTCCTATTAAAAACAACAAATAATACAATTAGTTTCCCATGATCAAATCTATCAACCCTATTCACAATTTCATCAGTAAATAATGAGTTAATGTACATGTTTTTACTATGTACAACAGTACCATCActtatttattttccaaaaagatGGTATAGTATTTTCTTTGAGGGGAAAAAAGATGGTATAGTAACTTACATAATTACaacattttgtaaaaatataataaaaaaaaaggattgACTAAAAGAACCACTAATCTATTTTTTGGGTATTATAAGAATGTGAAAAGGGAGAAAATAGTGGGTAAATTGACTAATAATGAGAGAGCCGCCTTGATAGGAGGCATGAAATTTTCACATAATCAAGGAAAACAAAGACCAAGTGTTACATGCTTCTATCAACGAAATTTTAGAGGTGGTCGTTGTGGGTCCCACATTTTATTAGCGACAAGCTCGGACTACTCCCATGCGTCCCCTTctctttggttttttttttaattaattcaattttttaattttctcttattCTCTCTTTAAAttgtttaaataagaatttcCCAAAACTCTTCACCAAACTCAAAAGCCAAACACCCCTCtctagtttctctctctagtttCTCTCTCAACACACAAACTCCACTCTTCACCCACCTCAGAGAGAAAACCCATAGCCCACTTATATACACACACTCTCTcagttaaaaataaaaataaaaaaactaggGGAAAATTAAATAACAAACAGGGGAGGTAAAAACAGAGCACCTAAAGCAGAGCAAAAATTCTCCAACTTTTCCATTTTTCGATTGAATTCATCTCAATTCTTTGTTTTTCGAGGTGGGTTTTTTCTCAATTGATCTTGGTAATGGATTGTTGGACGTCATCTGTCAAGGTGGACGAGGAATTTCAGAAGTTGGTCCTGCGTATGAACCCACCAAGGTTATAATTTGATTCTTGTTTTCTGTATGTTTTTTGTTCTTGAATTAAAAATGGGGTTGATTCAATTTACCAGCAATATGTcgaatttgattgattttgggTTTTTTCTTTGTTCGTAAATCGAATTGGGTTGAATTTAATTTATCAAGAAATGGTcgaatttgattgaattttgcgTTTTAATTTCGTGTTCTGTGATTTTAGGGTTACGGTGGATAATACATCAAGTAGAACAACAACTTTGATTAAGGTAATTTTCtcaatttttattcaaaattaaattgaaCAATTTTTTGGTTATGAttttttaccatttaatttaatcTTGGGTTGTTTTTGCTGTTGAGATTTTATAGGTAGATAGTGCAAATAAGAGGGGAAGTTTGTTGGAGgtagttcaagttctaaatgaCATGAACCTAATTATCAGAAGGGCTTACATTTCTTCTGATGGAGAGTGGTTTATGGATGGTGAGTCACCCATCAATTTCCTCTCTCTTCTAATTACACCTTAATCTTTTAATTAGAGTTGTTAATTATGACGTTAatctttttattttcctttgtctaattcaactaattaattttgtcttgtagtgttccatgtCACGGATCAACATGGGAATAAGCTAATTAGTGAAGATGATATTGCAGAAAAAATTCAACAGGTAAAATTATCTTGGAAAACGAGTTGCTTTTTTAAGTGTCATTTTGATTTGATTAATATGTTGTGCATTAGATTGTTTAAGGGTTGCGATTTTAGTAAAACGGCGAAATTTTAGTGAAATGGTGTTAGTATGGAAGTTAAAGAGTAGGCTATTCATCCATACTAGCGTAATGTGAATAACATGCATCTGTGTGAAATTGCCGAAGTATTAACATTTTAAGTGTTACTCCCTCCCGTCCTGGAATACTCAcaccggtttgactttttgcactattcacataattcactttgaccctattttatttctagtatataaaaataaaagttagcgtataatatattattggcttcatcttaatatatattttcaaaatattattatttcataagtttttataatatataagatattagtggtcaaagttgtgcattggcaagcgtgtccactCGAACAGGTGCGAGTattctgggacagagggagtacaatcTTAGTAAAACGACGAATAAGAGTTAATGGAATTGCCTAGCAATCCATCCACATTGTGAATAACATGTACTTGTACTGTGTAAAGCTGTAACTAGTAGTAACATATACTCCATAGTGTTACGTTTCACAAAAATGCACTACCTTTGTCTGGGTTAATTGTCACTTTACTAGTTTAAAGTACATTGTTGAGCTATTGAACGTGACAACTGAATCCGGAAAGAGTAATACATAATTTCTTTTGTTGGTTAGACAACACTTTACTCTGTAATTTACTACAGTATACTACTTGTAGAAATGAAGTTTTTTGCTTTTGGTATAGATTTTAACATGATGCAAAGTTTGTGTTCAATAATTTCCATAATGGTGGAGCCCTTGTTCTCCTAAATGAGTGGTTAAATGGTTTTACAAGTCTAAATTCCAGCtagtaaattttattttatttccttcagtgggTTGCATGTGACCttctgcaatttttttttttggtcggATGTGATTTCTGTAGGGTTCATCACTGAGAATGGTGTAATTTCCTctctaatgttttttttttggtttatttttttaaagtattttgGAGGGGGGGATAGTTGAATGCAGTGGAGAAAGTGTGTGGTGTTCCCACATCCTTGGCTAAATTAGCCAATTTTTCACATGATTGTGTCCTACTCCTACATCATGGACCATGTACTAGCAAGTTTCCAGTTCATCTGTGGGGAAAACCATAAATTCAAGAttcaggaaaaaaaaatcacaacttTTATTCTTGCAAAAATCTTGTACAAATAACAAGTAACAAGTTGTAGTTTATGTCATTTTCAACTTAACGAAGGTCTCAGCCATTTTCTGGAAATTTCGTGTTTTTATGACCTATAATTAAGTGTATTTCGTGTTTAAGTGCTTGAAACGAGTTATTTAGTTttaacctaaagttgaaaagtCCTTTTAGGCGGTAAAGCATAAGTTTGTTCTGTGCTGAGTGCTGGCCCCTTGTTGTATTGTACTTCCTACCCCAATtaagataagaaaaaattataaaaagttgatatttataaaatatttattgagacgaatctaataagtcTCACACGactttttttcttaaatataaatcacaaaaggaagtaAAATGAGTTTTTGTGAATAGAGTCCAAAAtcccaattgtgtcatgtaaataagaatgaagGTAGTAGTCTTTACTTGAGGGCGGAAAGgcccatatcagatatgtgcctCCAAACACATATATGAGGGCACGGTGGTAATTGCACCATTATTTTGAGAACGTAGCATATTTGAGAAATGAACACCATTTTTGAACTTCTGAGTACcatttttgaacttattttggttTGATATGTTTTTGTCAAAACATATTTGACATTGGAATATAGTTCCTCGTCTTTACTGTGCTAACTGATTGTAACATTACAGTCACTAGGGCCGAGAGCACGTAGCTTCCGATCAAGAAGATCAGTAGGCATGCAAGCTGCTGTGGAGCACACAACCATTGAGCTTACAGGAAGGGACAGACCAGGGTTACTCTCTGAGATCTTCGCGGTCCTAACAGACCATAAATGCAACGTTGTGGCAGCCGAAGTGTGGACCCACAGTTCAAGAATGGCATCAGTTCTCTACATCACAGATGAAACAACAGGGTCGGCTATCTATGACCCTGATCACCTTACTAAGATTGAAAATCTTTTACTAGCGGTTCTTATGGAGGATCGCAACAAAAGGAGTGCTAATACTGTAGTTTCTGTTGGAGGGACTCATACTGAGAGGAGGTTACATCAGATGATGTATGCTGATCGTGATTATGATATGATGAACTTGAATGGTGTAAATCCTACTGGATCTAGCCATACAAGGAAACCTCTTGTTACAGTGGATAATTGCTCTGAGAGGGGGTATACTGTTGTGAACTTGCGTTGTCCGGATCGACCTAAGCTTCTTTTCGATACAGTTTGTACTTTGACGGATATGCAGTATGTTGTTTACCATGCCACACTCATAGCCGATGGCCCTGAAGCTGCTTATCAGGTAGTTGTTCTGTCCCAGTttattctttacgctttccgtttctAGATAAAAGTCCCTAATATTCTGTCAAAATTCGTGTCAAATGTTTATTTCAACTAATCAAATTCATTGGGCCATTTAACCACTATCTCTTACACATTTTTTAGCTGTTTGACCACATTAAAAAAGCCAAAAGCCAATGAGAAAGCTAGCAAAAAGTTATCAAACAGGCCATAAATCTTTCTTATTTTTCCAAGGTcatttttttgataaaagtgaaaatgttattaataaatgtaatttgcattgtttaagttggaaaatgtttggtTGACCCTAAGGGCTGGTAACCCCTAAGAtacatataacataaaataatatataaacataattaattggagagagaaagtgttgtatgtaaagtttcaatgcatttgtagccaatcaaaaatcaatattGAAAGGGTTACCATTACCAACCCTTAGGGTTACTCTATCATTCTCCGTTtaagttaaacaaaaaaaagaatctttatCCACATTAATTATTTGTTAGATCACGTGTATGATACAAAACGTAGTTGTTATGTTCTGTTCATGTGCCATGTTCTTTGTTATGAAGGTCATTTTAGCTATGGTACTAAATTAAATCTATTCATTCAACAGGAATATTACATCAGGCATACTGATGGATGCCCGATTAGCTCGGAAGCAGAGAGGCAACGCCTAATTCATTGCCTAGAGGCTGCTATAAGTAGACGAACTTCTGAGGTAAAAGAGTTTTTACTTTCACTTTTTTTTACTGATTCGTGTTTAAGGATATATTTTGAATGCATTTTCTTGTACAGGGTGTAAGATTAGAACTATGTAGTGACGACAGAGTTGGTCTTCTTACTGATGTAACTCGAATATTCAGAGAGAACGGGCTGTCAGTCACCCGGGCTGAGGTATCAACCCGCGGGTCACAAGCTGTGAACGTATTCTACGTGACAGATTCTTCGGGAAATCTGGTGAGAAGCGAAACAATAGAAGCTGTTAGAAAAGAGATTGGGTTGACAATCCTCCAAGTAAAAGAAGATGATTACTCGAAATCTCCTCCACAGGAAACTGCAAGGTTTTCATTAGGAACTCTGTTCAAATCAAGATCAGAGAAATTCCTCTATAACTTGGGACTCATAAAGTCATATTCTTAGAAACAGCTTGTTTGTTTGGTTAAAGGAGTAGTAGGCATTATTATTAGCCCACTGTAAATGTTCCCTCACAATTCAATTTAGGTTTCGGCTGAAAATGGCAAGCTTTTCTATATGTGGAAGAAGCTTTTTAGATGAGCTTTTGGTTGATCTTTGGCTCAGCCACAAAAGCTTTTCGAAGCAGTCAGCATCCACATTGTAAAGTCAGCTTGCAGTATAAGTATATAGTAATTGTAAATTCTGTCAACTTCTCTAGTTTTCTTCCTTTTAATTGGGAAGAAACATTGTAAATACAAAATTCATTCATGTCTACCTTGTTTCATTGTCTAAAGTGTTggatttggttttttttttttctctatgCATGTCATTTTTTAGGGGTTTACTGTTGAAGATGCTGTCCTGTGGATTGTTTACTCATTGGAATCCTGAATATTGAATATGGAATCTGGTCTGGTTCTTCTTTATCTAGTCTAATCTGAATGTTTTATGTAAGTGTATTTTGCttttctggtctggtctgaaaATAAgcaataagattttttttttttttttttttaataggtaagaagaagaGACTCTAACTGAACCAGCACCTAGCACAGGTTAACCAGCCCAGCTCCGCAGGTCATCActtgagccactcccaagcATATAAGAATATAAGGTGAAAAATACATAGTTTTACTCTCTTTTCACCATAATGGTAAACGATTTCAATCACTCTCAGTTTATCGTCTTTTTTTTTCCCCTCTAGCAGTCGTTTTTTAACCTCACCTTTCTTACTTTACCCACCATTTCCCTTACATCAGTTGTTAGAAGTAAAAGTATATAGTAAAAGCGTATGATAaaaatatatacggagtacttcgtatgAAATACGGAATATGTAATACTCCGTATGTAGTATTTGTTAGTATATACTACTCCGTACGTACAATGTACAACTTGCATTGCAGACCAAAGTGATTCTACATAGCCCTACCAACACGACTTGTATAGTTGTATGATGTAGGAATGTAGGATGATTCACAAGACAATGAGACATGTTCAAAATAATTCAACGGTTCAATATGGTGTTCACCACAATTACTTACCAATAACACATTTTATAAAcaaagtttattttattttcggaTATATGTAAAGTTTGTAAAGTCTGATGTAACCCGTAGCAAGATGGACGTTTTCTTTAAAATTTATACAGTTAAATTTACACAATGATGTGCAATTTGATTGGCAACTTGGAAACAATGATGACAAGAATCATCAACCAAAGAGAGTGGTGATGAGCAAAGCAATGAGTCAGCAATCCGTACATGAGCAACTGTGATAAAGACTCCAAAATAAATGGAGTCCCATCCTTTTTTCCCTTCTTTCTTTATCCTTTTTGTATTACAATTTGAGgttatattatatatttatatggagTCTCATCCAAATAACCGAAAGTATCTGATTTGGATTCCAGAACTAGACACACCCACTAGGGGgaaaaggattttttttttgtgcgaatgagccataagggcaatataaattacaaatgggggtgggggattcgaacctgagacctattgtacacaggcgctcagtcttaaccactaggccaagacataaTGAGGGGGAAAGGATTTATGAAGTAAGGAGTATTAAAGTTAGAAGTTGAATTTCCACTTTGTTCGGTAAAATTAGCGGTAAtaaatgattttatttttagCGCGCGGTTGAATATTTTTGCAATTATCGGGATAACAAATAGTGTAAACTAgtaacaataaataatttacAGTCAAAGTAGTTGTTGATAATGGATAGTATGAATGTTCGATAAAAGTAGTAGTTGAAAATATAACATATGAAAAAAAACATTTATCCAGAACTAGACATACACATACGACACTAGGGGAAAGGATTTATTGGTTTAAAGTTGGAAATTGAAACTTAAACCAAAACTTTtgtcatattttattttaaagttaataaACTTTTTAATGGATCAGAACGAGTAAACATAATCTCTCCACAATTGGAAGACTTGTTTTTATATCATTATACTTTTTTTCAAATGATGCAATGATATACCAAccacattgtttttttttttttaaaaaaaacaaaaaataataattatatttttttggatGAAAGAATAGAGGCATTTAAGGTGTGCGAGCTAATATATAAATTCTATCTTAGATACAAATACCTTTAGATGTGGTATACCCGATAATAAGATGGAACTTCTCAAGTTATTGCTTAAGATTTCTAGAAAATGTAGgataatactccgtaaaagttgttttttccctACCTAGAGGAATAAACAGAATATATGTGTTTAATAAAGTTAGCAAATCAAGTTTGACCTAGTTTtttttcgaaaatgataaaggtcgcaacatgcgacctttaagccgtgtcacaatgatgacatgacatgcttatgtgttatgatttaaattggaaactaaaatatttaacttatataatttattatatatatatgtttcaaaaaggtaggaaaatcttaatattctaatttgtttccttctttatatcgaataccttatttatatattttcatagtaaaaatattgaattaatagtaaaaatattctgatgacacatagcctacgtggcgcctatatgtaccaattaaactgcgacacgtatgattgtgacaactaaatgttgacgcaacttgcgacctttatcatcacccatttTTTTTAACTATCAACAAGTATAAAATGCATCAACCTTAAACTTAAATTCTCGTTAAAAGTTGAACATTAATGTGATAACAAATCTTATTATAAGTTAGGGGTTGCAAACAGTGTATCAACCTTTACTTTTTTCGAAACAAAAGATTTCATTTATAATTGTAAaacctttatttgtttttaagaaaaacaataaATTGCATTTTCTAACGAATTATAAGGACCTTAATTTTCTTAAAACATTTCTTCTTATCTTCTCAATTAGTtgcattatttttttctaacGAATTCAGTCTCCATTAATATAGTCAACAAATCAATATCGAAAACcacattttttttgttatttaagGTATGATGATGAAATGATGACGATGATGTATTTCATATAACAATTTCTAATTGACAAGGACCTAGTATATTGATTATTGAGGCAAGAGTTTCAAGTGGCATATTTTGGGttaattaaatacggagtaacTATTGCTAGTCCTCTTGtccaaataatttttaaaaaacaatTGCTAAGAGACTCAAGCTAGCAACAAATAGGTATGTATCTACGTGCACATACTCTCTCATAGTCTCATATGCTCCATTGTATTACCAGTCAAGGCTTGACTCACTAAATAAACGTCTAAAGAGATTTAAGGTTCGATTTCTACAAAGTGTGCGAGGGTGTTAATTTTGTGATAGGTTCCCTTGCCTTTCCCCTAAAGTATTGAGGCTCTCTCTTCTATTGGACTTACTTTGATTTATTTccgacaaaataagttcagataagttcaaaaaaATACAAGTTATTTTTAGACATTTTCATACACaattaagtttatttcagataaaataatttttttcagataaattaactttagataagttcatataatatAAGTTTAGACAAAATAAATCGAATAGAACGATACCTGAATAAAAAAACGAGCCTAATTTATCATGTTTGTTTATTCATATAATTCAATTAATATAGtatttcctccgttccggaaatatcgcaccatttgttttttacactattcacactacgacctTGGCCAaatttttgtgattcgtacgtaaggaaaCTTTAGTCATGTAggatcatgttagattcgtatcgatatatattttctaaatattatttttttcataatttttacttgtacaagatttgagatattaagagtaaaaaaataata
This sequence is a window from Spinacia oleracea cultivar Varoflay chromosome 1, BTI_SOV_V1, whole genome shotgun sequence. Protein-coding genes within it:
- the LOC110785729 gene encoding ACT domain-containing protein ACR4 codes for the protein MDCWTSSVKVDEEFQKLVLRMNPPRVTVDNTSSRTTTLIKVDSANKRGSLLEVVQVLNDMNLIIRRAYISSDGEWFMDVFHVTDQHGNKLISEDDIAEKIQQSLGPRARSFRSRRSVGMQAAVEHTTIELTGRDRPGLLSEIFAVLTDHKCNVVAAEVWTHSSRMASVLYITDETTGSAIYDPDHLTKIENLLLAVLMEDRNKRSANTVVSVGGTHTERRLHQMMYADRDYDMMNLNGVNPTGSSHTRKPLVTVDNCSERGYTVVNLRCPDRPKLLFDTVCTLTDMQYVVYHATLIADGPEAAYQEYYIRHTDGCPISSEAERQRLIHCLEAAISRRTSEGVRLELCSDDRVGLLTDVTRIFRENGLSVTRAEVSTRGSQAVNVFYVTDSSGNLVRSETIEAVRKEIGLTILQVKEDDYSKSPPQETARFSLGTLFKSRSEKFLYNLGLIKSYS